A window of Exiguobacterium sp. FSL W8-0210 genomic DNA:
CGGGGCACGTGACACATTACGTTTTGAGGCATGTCTTCCACTTTATGGACATGAATTATCAGCAACGATTTCACCAATCGAAGCGGGAATGGGCTTTGCGGTCAAACCACAAGTCAAACCGTTCGTCGGTTCGGAAGTCTTGTTGCAACAGAAAGAACAAGGAGCACCGCGACGCTTGATCGGTCTTGAATTACTCGATAAAGGGATTGCGCGTCAAGATGCACCGGTTTGGCACGACGGGGAAGTCGTTGGTGTGGTGACGACAGGTACGTTGCCGCCGACAGTCGGAAAAGCGATTGCTTGGGCACTCGTTCCTGCAGAAGTAGCGGAACAAGAGCAATTTGAAGTGGAAGTACGCGGAAAACGTTTAGCAGCGAAACGAACAGCGACACCGTTTTATCGTCGCACGAAATAAGGGGGATATTTCTATGGATTTTCGTTATTTACCAATGACAGCAGAAGATGAGCAGGCGATGTTACAGACGATCGGTGCAGCATCGATCGAAGATTTACTCGCTGATATCCCGGCATCCGTCCGTGATAACGGTACATTGGAAGAAGTCGGTGTGCCACTTCCGGAAACGGACTTGATTCGGACGCTATCGAAGCTTGCCGACCAAAACATGAATACGAAACAATATTCATCGTTCCTTGGCGCAGGCATCTATGATCACTATGCACCTGCTGTCGTCAATCATATGTTACTGCGCTCAGAGTTTTACACTGCCTATACACCGTATCAGCCAGAGATTTCGCAAGGTGAACTACAAGCGATTTTTGAATTCCAATCGATGATTTGTGAATTGACAGGGATGGATGTCGCGAACTCGTCGATGTATGACGGTATCACGGCGTTAGCGGAAGCGGCTATGCTTGCTTGTGCCCATACGAAGAAAAAGACGATCGTTCTTTCAGACGGCGTTCACCCGGAGGCACACGATGTCGTTCGGACGTATGCGAACGGTCCAGGACTAAACGTCGAGACGTTGGCGCTTGAGCAAGGTGTCACACGGATCGATCAACTCGATGCCATCGAAGACGTCGCCTGTGTCATCGTGCAGTATCCGAACTTCTACGGTCGTGTCGAAGAACTACAAGCATTGGCCGATGCGACTCATGCTCGTGGTGCGCTGTTCATCGTCTCTGCGAATCCACTGGCACTCGGTATCTTAGAAGCACCAGGTAAACTTGGCGCTGACATAACGATCGGAGACTGCCAACCGTTCGGAATTCCACAAAGTTTTGGTGGACCGACGTGTGGTTATTTCACGACGACAAAAGCGTTGATGCGTAAGATTCCGGGACGTCTCGTTGGGCAGACCGTCGATGAGAATGGGAAACGCGGTTTCGTTCTGACGTTACAAGCACGTGAACAACACATTCGCCGTGACAAGGCGACATCTAACATTTGTTCGAACCAAGCGTTGAATGCACTCGCTGCTTCGATCGCGATGAGTGCACTCGGAAAACGGGGTATCCGGGAACTCGCGACACGCAACTTGCAAACGGCACATGCCTTAAAACAAAAGCTGAAACAGGCTGGCTTTACGATCGTTGACGATGGACCGAGCTTCAATGAATTCGTCGTTACGCTACCGATCGATGCAACACGTGCGAGTCAACAATTGCTCGATCACGGGATCATCGGCGGTTTGCCGTTAGGATCGTATGACGCGGCACGTCAAAATGAAATGCTTGTTTGTGCAACGGAATTACGGACGAATGAAGAGTTGGATCAATTCGTGACAGCGTTAGGGGGACTCACACATGAATGAGCAAACATTGATCTTTGAAATTTCTAAACCGGGTCGTATCGCCTTTAGCTTACCGTTACCGACTGTCGATGAGGTGGCAGTAGAAGAATTGTTACCGGCTTCGATGTTACGGAAGGAAGACGTGGCGCTACCGGAAGTATCTGAACTGGATCTCGTCCGTCACTACACGGCACTCTCGAACCGTAACCATGGTGTGGATTCTGGATTCTATCCACTCGGGTCATGTACGATGAAATACAACCCGAAAATTAATGAAGATATGGCACGCCTCCCTGGGTTTGCACACATTCACCCGCTTCAACCAGTCGAAAGTGTCCAAGGGGCACTCGGTTTAATGTATGATCTGCAAGAAAAACTCGCAGTCATCACAGGAATGGATGAAGTGACGCTCCAGCCGGCGGCGGGAGCACACGGTGAATGGACAGGCTTGATGCTGATTAAGGCCTACCATCATGCACGCGGTGACTTTAAACGGACGAAAGTCCTCGTACCGGACTCCGCGCACGGAACAAACCCGGCATCGGCATCAGTCGCTGGATTTGATACCGTGACGGTCTTATCGGATGAACGTGGTCTCGTTGATCTAGCAGACTTAAAGAAAAAAGTCGGTGACGATACAGCGGCACTCATGTTGACGAATCCAAACACGCTCGGTCTGTTTGAGTCGGATATCGTCGAAATCGCAAAAGCGGTTCACGAAGCAGGTGGAAAACTCTATTATGATGGTGCGAACTCGAATGCGATCATGGGCATTGCTCGTCCAGGGGACATGGGCTTTGATGTCGTTCACTTGAACTTGCATAAGACGTTCACAGGACCGCACGGTGGCGGCGGACCAGGGTCGGGTCCAGTAGGGGTCAAACAAGATTTGATTCCGTATTTACCGAAACCAATCGTCCGCAAAGAAGAAGAGCGTTATGTCCTCGATTACGATCGTCCGGAAGCAATCGGTCGCGTCAAACCATTCTACGGTAACTTCGGCATCAACGTTCGTGCCTATAGCTATATTCGGACGATGGGTGGGGCAGGTCTCGCTCGCGTCTCGAAAGAAGCGGTCTTGAATGCGAACTATATGTTGGCTCGTCTCAAAGGTGCGTATGACGCGCCATACGACGTCTATTGCAAGCACGAATTCGTCTTGTCGGGTAAACGTCAAAAAGCACTAGGTGTCCGGACGCTTGATATCGCTAAACGTCTGCTTGACTTTGGATACCATCCACCAACGATCTACTTCCCGTTGAACGTCGAGGAGTGTATCATGATCGAACCGACGGAAACAGAGTCAAAAGAAACACTCGATGCCTTTTGTGATGCGATGCTCCAGATTGCAAAAGAGGTCGAAGAGACACCAGATGTCGTCTTAAATGCACCACACACGACGGTCGTCAAACGGATGGACGAGACACTTGCTGCTCGAAAACCGGTCTTACGCTACGAACCAAAACAAGAAGTACACGCATAAGCTACTTCATAAAAAAGAGGACCTCTCCGACGAAGGAGAGATCCTCTTTTTGCGATGAACGAAGCATTAGCTCCGTTTGATTTTTCCTGACCACTGCTTGAATCCGCCTTTTAACTGATACAGATTCGTATAACCAGCTTTTTTCAAGACTTTTGCAGCCTGTGAAGAACGCATGCTACCTTGACAATACAAATAAATCGGCATGTCTTTTCGTAATTCCTTCGAGCGCATCTTCATTTGGCTGACCGGGATGTTACGGGCACCGACGATGTGTCCACCTTTGAATTCCTGTGTCTCGCGAACATCGACGATTTGTGCTTTACGGTAGTTCGCACGGAATTCTTCTTGCGACAATTTCGTGATGCCTTTGACCGGCATGAAACGCCAAGCGATGTAGGCGATCAGCGCGACCCATAATACGATCGTAATGATAGTTCCAGTTTCCATATTCGACTTCCAACCCCTTCGTTCGTTTAACCTCTGTTTCATTATAGTCAACGAAATCGATTTCGGCAATCGACTCGTGATTGCGCGACCGAGAATGGGTTTGATACACTAAGACGGAAACGTTTTGGGGGTGCTCAAGTGAACAGAGAGTGGCAAGTGTTGACGACGCCGGCAATGGAGCCGGCAATGAACATGGCAATTGATGAAGCATTGATTCAGTTCGTCGGGCGTGGTGAAATCGCACCGACGCTGCGTTTTTACTCATGGGAACCACGTGGATTAAGCGTTGGTCATTTTCAACGGGCAACCCGTGATATCGATCGAAAGCGGATCGCGGAGCTCGGGATTCCGATCGTGCGTCGGATGACAGGAGGGCGCGCTGTCTTGCACGCAGACGAGTTGACATACAGTGTCGTCATCCCAGAAGATACAGAAGGTTTACCACGCACGGTCATCGAAAGTTATCGGATGTTGACGGAAGGAATTCGCAAAGGATACCATCACCTCGGCATTCCGGTCGAATTTTCCGTTCCGTTGACGGAAGAGGAAAAGGAAGAATTACGGAAGCCGAAATCAGCCGTTTGTTTTGATGCAGCGTCGTATTATGAACTCGCTGTTGGAAAACGGAAAGTCGCCGGAAGTGCACAAGTTCGCCATCAAGGCGTTGTTCTGCAGCACGGTTCGGTCCCACTCTCTGTCGATGAAGGTGAATTGTTTGATTGTTTCTTGTATGATGATGAGTCGACGCGCGAACGGATGAAAGCGCGTTTTTCAGGAAAAGCTGTCGCTTTGAATGAGCTAGCAGGTCGCGCAGTCGCATTTGACGAGGTACGAGAAGCGTTCACGAAAGGCTTCGAAGAGGCGCTTGATTTGTCGTTCGTTCCATTAACGTTCACTAGCGAGCAGTGGCAGGAGATTGAGCGTCTTGCCGAGAAATACCGTAGTGATGAGTGGAACTGGAAACGCTAATGAATGAAATGGGAAGGTGATGTCGTGCCAACTCCGAGTATGGAAGATTATTTGGAACAAATTTATAAACTGATTGAAGATAAGGGGTATGCCCGCGTATCGGATATAGCGGAGTCGTTAGGAGTTCACCCGTCCTCGGTAACGAAGATGGTTCAAAAGCTCGACCGGGAGACGTATCTCGTTTATGAAAAGTATCGGGGTCTCATGCTGACGCCTAAAGGACGCAAAATCGGAAAGCGTCTCGTGGAACGACACGCCTTACTTGAAGATTTTCTTCGTCTCGTTGGTGTGGATGAAGAACTGATCTATAAGGATGTCGAAGGAATCGAACATCATATTAGTATCGAAGCATTGGATAAGATCAACGGAATGATTCAGTTCTTCGCAGAACGTCCTGGTTTGAAAGAGGAACTGCATCGCTATCAACAAGCCCATCCAGAGGATTGAGGCTTGTTTTTTTATACTTTTTTTCTAAGAGATCATCTTAAACACGAACATTCCATTACAATTTAATGATAAAGTGCGCATTTAAAAGGTGTTATGTTATACTGAGCCTGAAAATGGACGAAGGGGGTGACGGGTGTTCGCACCTGGTCATGGAAATTACGATTAAAGAAAAGTTAGTGTCTGAGTCACAACTAAAAGAAAAAGTCCGTGAATTAGCACAACAGATTGAAGCAGATGCTGCCGGACGTCAAATCGTTCTTGTCGTCGTGTTGAAAGGGTCGATGGTCTTTGCTGCGGATTTGATGCGCGAAATCAAAGGAAGCGTTCAAATTGATACAGTCGCGTGCTCTTCTTACGGAACAAAGACCGTCTCTTCAGGGCGTGTCCAGTTGAAGAAAGATCTCGATCTCGATGTGCAAGGGAAATATGTCGTCGTCATCGAAGATATTATCGACACAGGACGAACGCTCCATTTCTTATGTGATCACATGAAGTTGCATCAACCTGGAGTTCTAAAGGTGTGTACATTGCTTGATAAACCGGCACGTCGTGAAGTAGAACTCGACGCAGACTATGTCGGTTTTGAGATTCCGGATTACTTCGTTGTTGGGTACGGAATCGATTGTGCTGAGGAATACCGCAATTTACCGTATATCGGTTGGGTCGAAACGGATTGAACACGAAAAAAGGAGATTCGTCGCGTGACGAATCTCCTTTTTAATGTACTTTTGAAATTTAGAAAGCACGTTTTTTCTTTTTACCTTTTTTTCCTTCGATGACTGTCAGGTGAGGCGCTTTTGAACGATCCCGCAACGGTCTGACTTTATTCGATGCCGGCGCTTTTGAAGACTTGACCGGTTTTTTCTTAAAGTCTGTCCGGCGAACAGAATTCGAAGAGCCGTGCATTTTTTTTGATTGAGCGACGGATTTTCGGTACTGAGCGTTCGCACCATTTCCGACGCTTCGATTACGAGTCAGGAACTTAAAGAGTAAGAAGATAATCCCGGCGGTAATCCCGAAGAACAGCAATTGTGAAAACAGACTACTTGGATTGTTGACGAGTTTATATCCGAAGCCGACAAAAGCGAACAGTAACACGACGAGTGCAAATGTAGAACCAATGCGTTGTCTGATCATAATATCACCCCTGTTATCGATTAACCCAGTGCATTCTCATGTAGGTTATGTTCCTGTTTTTCTAATGCTTCAAACGCATAAATCGCAACCTCGATCTGTGAATCATCCGGTTCCTTCGTCGTCAAGTACTGCAACCATAGGCCAGGCAAGGCGATGACGCGAAGTCCTTTAATGTGCTGTGCTTTATTCGTCAGCTGTAACACTTCAAACGAGAGACCGATGACGACCGGTAATAAAGCGATTCGGCAGACGAGACGCAACCAAAGCGGATCCGTTGGCACGATCAGATAGACGAAAAATCCGACGATGACGGTGAAGATCAAGAAACTCGAGCCGCACCGGTAATGAAGCCGACTGCTGACGCGAACGTTCTCGACCGTAAGTGGACGTCCTGACTCGACGCAATTAATGACTTTATGCTCAGCACCATGATATTGGAAAAGTCGTTTGACAAGCGGGGTCAACGAAATCACGTAGAGATAACTGAACAAAAGCGTTAATTTAATTGTTGCTTCAATGACGTTTTGAATGACATGTCCAGACAAGGCTGGAAATACATCGAATAGCGATGCAAGGAAAGCAGGTAGTAACGTAAAGAGTAATTTACCGAAAAAAAATGATAGGATCCCGACGACAGCTACGCCGAGCCATTTCGTCAAAGGACTGGCAGTCGTCTCTTCCGGTTCTTCTTCACCCGGTTTGACACCGTAGCGATCACTTGCGAAGTTCATATGACTTGCGCCATTCGCTGAGGACTCCATCAAAGCAAAGAGACCACGCAAAAGTGGAATTCGTTTTCCTTTGGCGATTCGTGGTCGAACCGGTTTTTGCTGGGCAAACGTCTCGATCGAATCATCATTTCGACGAATCGCGGAGACTGCATGGGTCGCATTTTGGAACATGACGCCTTCGACGATGGCTTGACCACCGACTGGCGGATTAGTCGTTTTCATAATTGAACGCATCCCGTCTTCATTAAAATTAGGTGTATCGTCAGTGTACTTGATTTACGCTAAAAAAACTATGTTCGACTCGTCAAAACGAGGTAATCTTTAGGAGTCGGAAATCGGGTTATGATACAATGAAAAGGAATTCTAGGAGGTGTTTTTTTTTGCGTGTCTTGATATTAAACGGACCAAACTTGAATTTACTCGGAACACGCGAACCGGATACATATGGAACGGCGACATTAGCCGACTTAGAACACGACCTTCGCGCTTATTTTCCGAACATTCAGTTTCGGTTTGAACAATCGAATCATGAAGGACGACTGATTGATGTTCTTCACGAGGAACGGGGAGCGGACGGCATCGTCTTCAATGCGGCTGCCTATACGCATACGAGTATCGCGTTACGTGACGCGATCGCTGCGATCGAAGCACCCGTCATCGAGGTCCATCTATCGAATGTCCATGCACGTGAATCCTTCCGTCATCATTCGATGATCGCATCCGTCTGTCAAGGCGTCATTGCTGGACTTGGCATGACGGGATATCGTCTGGCAACGGAAGCACTTCAAGCTTTACAACAATCGGAACAAGGGGGAAATCAATCATGAAACAACGGATCGAGGCGTTACAAGCAGCTTTAAAGGAACGGGACCTTCCAGGATTACTCGTCACGAAAGCAGAGAACATTCGTTACATTTCCGGCTTCACGGGTTCAAGTGGTGCATGTCTCGTAACAGAAGAGCAAGCGTACTTCGTGACGGATTTCCGTTACACGGAGCAAGCGGCAGACCAAGTTAAAGGAATGGAGATCGTCCAAATCGAACGGTCGATTCCAGAGACGATGGGCGAATTGATGGCAGGAGCGCGTGTTCGCGCGGTTGGTGTCGAAAAGGATGCGATGACACTCGGTGCTTTTGAAGCGTACGATCAAGCTTCGGCAATCGAGCTTGTTCCGACGACAGGAATCATTGAAAACCTACGCTTGATTAAGGATTCGTCAGAGATTAAGATGATTAAGGAAGCGGTGGAGCTCGCAGACGCGACCTTCCAACACATCTTGACGTATATTCAACCAGGACGAACAGAACTTGAAGTATCAAACGAACTAGAATTCTTCATGCGCAAGCATGGAGCGACGTCTTCTTCTTTCGATACGATCGTGGCGTCAGGCCATCGTTCTGCCTTGCCGCACGGTGTTGCTAGCTCGAAAGTCATTGCGACGGGTGAGCTCGTGACGCTTGATTTCGGAGCGCTCTTGAACGGTTATGTTTCAGATATCACACGGACTGTCGCAGTCGGTCCGATCAATGCCGAATTGCAGAAGATCTACGATACAGTCTTACAAGCGCAACTAGCGGGTGTCGATGGCTTAAAACCAGGTATCACTGGAATCGAAGCGGACGCGTTGACACGTGATATCATTAAAGAAGCAGGTTACGGTGAGTACTTCGGTCACTCGACGGGACACGGTATTGGTCTAGAAGTACATGAAGGACCTGGCTTGTCGTTCCGCTCTGAGACGAAACTTGAACCGGGCATGATCGTTACGGTCGAACCAGGTATCTACGTGCCGCAAGTTGGCGGATGCCGGATTGAAGATGACGTCTTGATTACGGAAACAGGTCGAGAAATTCTTTCGTCTTCACCAAAAGAACTGATCACTCTCTAATTCAGAGTGACGGGACATTTTAGGAGGAACCATTTATGGTATCAGTAAACGATTTAAAAACAGGATTAACGATTAAAACTTCAGACGGTATGATTTGGCAAGTACTTGAATTCCAACATGTTAAACCAGGTAAAGGGGCAGCTTTCGTTCGGACGAAAATGCGTAACATCCGTAACGGAAACATCCAAGAGATGACATTCCGTGGTGGTGAGCGTGTCGAGCGTGCACACATCGAGCGTAACAAGATGCAATACCTTTACCCAATGGGTGAGACTTACGTCTTCATGGACACAGAATCGTATGAGCAATTGGAATTGACGACGGCACAAGTCGAAGCAGCTCTTCCATACTTGCTTGAAAACATGGAAGTTCAAATCGCGGTTTACAACGGCGAAATCCTCGGTCTTGAATTACCGAACACAGTCGTCATGACGATCGTCGAAGCAGAGCCTGGCGTTAAGGGTGATACAGCTTCGAACGTCAAGAAAAACGCGACAGTGGAGACGGGTCACATCATTCAAGTACCACTCTTCATCGAAGCAGGAGAAAAAGTAACGGTTGATACACGTACAGGTGATTTCACAGGTCGTTACAACGGATAATATTGAAACGACAAGACGTCTCTCACCTTCTATCAGGTCGAGAGACGTCTTTTTTTTCATCCAGCTTGACTTGCATCCAATGGTATGACCAGTTAATATAAGTATTTGAGTAGGCATTAGCACCTGGTATAATAATTGTGAATACAGCATAGATGGGGGAAGAATGACAGATGAAAATCGATCAGTTGAAACAAGTACTCGAAATGCTCGATCAGTCGAGTGTAAATGAACTCTCACTCGAGACGGATACGTATAAATTGAAGTTGAAGAAACAAGGAGAAACAGTGACGGTCTCGCACCAAGCACCTGCTGCTCCAGTAGCGGCGCCTGCTCCTGTGAAGCAAGCGGCAACACCAGTCGAGGAAGAGGCGACTGCGGATGATACGGTCACGATCAATGCCTTGATGGTCGGAACGTTCTATTCGCGTCCGAATCCGGATAAACCGGCATACGTCAAAGTCGGTGATCAGATTGAAGTGGGTCAAATCGTTTGTGTCCTTGAAGCAATGAAGCTCTTCAATAACTTAAACTCGGAAGTATCTGGAACGGTCGTCGAGATTCTTGTCGCCGATGGAGATCTCGTTGAATTTGGTCAACCACTCTTCCGGATCCGTCCGTAAACGGGGGTGAACAGCATGGAAAAATTATTGATTGCCAACCGTGGAGAAATCGCCGTCCGCATCATTCGAGCGGCAAAGGAACTTGGAATACAGACCGTTGCTGTCTACTCGACGGCAGATAAGGAAGCCTTACACGTTCGTTTAGCCGATGAGGCGTACTGCATCGGTGAGGCGAGTTCTGCTTCATCCTACTTAAACGTTACGAATATCCTCGCAATCGCAACGAACCGTCAAGTAACGATGATCCACCCGGGTTACGGTTTCCTAGCCGAGAACGTCGATTTTGCTGAGATGTGTGAAGCGTGCGGAATCAAGTTCGTTGGTCCGACGTCGGATGCGATCCGTCAGATGGGGATCAAGGACGTCGCGAAGAAGACGATGATCGAGTGTGGCGTGCCTGTCGTGCCGGGTTCGGATGGAACGGTCACGGACGAAGAAGCGGTCGCACTGGCGCAAGAAATTGGTTATCCAGTCATCATCAAAGCAACAGCCGGTGGTGGAGGTAAAGGGATTCGGGTCGCTCGTTCGGAAGAGGAGCTGATCAACGGGTTAAGTGAGACACGCCGTGAAGCAAAACAAGCTTTCGGAAACGGGGATGTCTATTTAGAACGTTTCATCGAAGAATTCCGCCATGTCGAGGTACAGGTCCTCGCTGACCGTCACGGGAATGTCATTCACCTCGGTGAACGGGATTGTACCGTCCAGCGTCGGATGCAGAAACTGATCGAGGAAGCGCCGTCACCTGCGGTCAGTGAAGCGACACGATTAAAAATGGGCGAGGCTGCCGTAAAAGCCGCAAAAGCGATTCAATACACGGGAGCTGGAACGATCGAATTCATCTTCGTCGAAGAGACGGAAGAGTTCTTCTTCATGGAGATGAACACGCGCATTCAAGTCGAACACCCGGTAACGGAGATGATCACTGGATTCGACCTCGTTCAAGCACAATTGCAAGTCGCGCTCGATCATCCACTTGCCGTCAAACAAAAGGATATCAAGTTCCACGGTCATTCGATCGAGTGCCGAATCAATGCCGAGGATCCAGATCATGATTTCCGTCCGTCTGCTGGACGCGTCACACAATACGTGACACCAGGCGGAATGGGTGTGCGCATCGATAGTGCGGTCTATCCAGGGTACATGATTCCACCATACTATGACTCGATGGTCGCGAAGTTGATCGTCCATGCGGAAACACGGGAAGAAGCATGTGCGAAGATGGAACGTGCACTAGCTGAATTTTGGATCGAAGGTGTCAAGACGACGATCCCGTTCCACGAACGTGTTCTCAGTCACCCGGTATTCCGGCGTGGGACGTTCACGACGAAATTCGCAGAGCGTGAGCTAAAAGGTACGATCGTTAACTGAATCAGGACGGGAGTTTGTGCGACGAACTCCCGTCTTTTTTTGGCGTTCTCTATGTTTTTTAAAAGAGGAATGTGCTAAACTAACTGATTGAGAACGACAAAAAAAGGAGCACGCAAAATCATGATGAAACGACACATGGCACGCGAACTCGCAGTCCAGTCTTTGTTCCAAATGGAGCTTTCGGATCTGACTGCACAAGAGGCCATTGAATTCGCGGTAGAAGGTAAGGAATATGACACATTCGTCGAGCAATTGGTGAACGGTGTCGAAACGAACAAAGCAACGATTGACCAACACATCCGAGAAGCACTGGTCAACTGGTCATTCGAACGACTCGGAAACATCGAGCGGACGATTCTTCGCTTAGCCGTCTACGAATTGTTATTCGAAACGAACATTCCAGTTCGAGTGACGATCAACGAAGCGATTGAATTGACGAAGGCGTTCGCAGATGAAGAAGCGACAAAAATCGTGAACGGTGTTCTTGGTAAAGTCGCACAAGGCGTCGTCAAAGAAAATTCATAAACGTGTAAAACCGAATAGAGACAAACAGACAGAAGAGTGAATCGAACTTTTTGGGGGAGTGGACAAATCATGGCAGTAGTAATCGATGGAAAACAGGTAGCCCATTCATATCGTATGAAGCTGAAAGAAGAAGTCGCACGTCTGAAAGAACAGCGGATTCAACCGCAATTGACTGTCATCCTGATTGGCGAAGATCCTGCTAGTCAGTCTTATGTACGTGGTAAAGAAAAGGCGGCGAAGGAAATCGGCATGGATTCGGAGTTGATCCGACTTCCGGCAGAAACAACGGAATCAGAGCTTCTTCACTTGATCGACCGTCTGAACGTTGATGCGAGTGTCCATGGGATTCTCGTCCAATTGCCGTTGCCTGACCATATTGATGAGAGCAAAGTCATTTTTGCGATTTCTCCTGAAAAGGACGTCGATGGTTTTCATCCTGTCTCTGTCGGGAAAATGATGATTGGTGAACCGACATTTTTACCGTGTACACCAAACGGCATTCTTCATCTCGTCAAAGAGATGAACGTACCGATTGCCGGTCAACACGTCGTTGTCGTCGGTCGTAGCCAAATCGTCGGTAAACCCGTCGGTATGTTGTTCTTGAATGAATCGGCTACCGTTTCCTATTGTCATTCCAAGACAAAAGATCTCGGTGCGATGACGCGTCAAGCGGATATCTTGATCGTCGCAGTCGGCGTACCGAAGCTGATTACGGCGGATATGGTGAAACCGGATGCTGTCGTCATTGACGTTGGTGTCAACCGTGTCGATGGCAAACTCGTCGGTGATGTCGAGTTTGATACGGTACAAGACGTTGCATCGATGATCACACCTGTTCCGGGTGGCGTTGGTCCGATGACGATCACGATGCTACTGCATAACACGATCGAGGCTGCGCGATGAGCGAACCTCTTCACGTTTCCGATTTAGTCCACTATGTCAAACGTGAACTAGAAGGCGACGCCCTTCTGCAACAAGTCCAGGTGGTGGGAGAAGTGTCGAACTTTAAACGACACTCTTCCGGTCACCTTTATTTTACGTTGAAGGACGAGCAGTCACGGATGAAAGCCGTCATGTTTGCCCGGGATGCGAGTCGAGTCAAAGCAGACGTTCGCGATGGGATGCGAGTCGTCGTCACCGCGCGCTTATCCGTCTACGTCTCTTCTGGGGAGATGCAACTCTATGTCGAACGGATGACGGAAGACGGTGTAGGAGCGTTATATGAGGCGTTCTCACGCTTGAAGGTGGATCTTGAAGAGCGCGGTTGGTTTGATCCAGCCATCAAACAATCGTTGCCAGCATTTCCCGAGCGAATCGGGATCATCACGTCGCCAAAAGGAGCAGCGCTTCATGATATCGCAACGACACTCCGGCGCCGTTATCCGCAAGCGGCCATCGTCTTCGCCCCGGTCCTTGTACAAGGAGCGGATGCGGCACCACAAATCAGCCGTGCCATTCAGCTAATGAATGAGCATGCTGCCTGTGATGTGTTGATCATTGGTCGTGGTGGTGGTTCGATCGAGGAGCTGTGG
This region includes:
- the efp gene encoding elongation factor P encodes the protein MVSVNDLKTGLTIKTSDGMIWQVLEFQHVKPGKGAAFVRTKMRNIRNGNIQEMTFRGGERVERAHIERNKMQYLYPMGETYVFMDTESYEQLELTTAQVEAALPYLLENMEVQIAVYNGEILGLELPNTVVMTIVEAEPGVKGDTASNVKKNATVETGHIIQVPLFIEAGEKVTVDTRTGDFTGRYNG
- a CDS encoding M24 family metallopeptidase — protein: MKQRIEALQAALKERDLPGLLVTKAENIRYISGFTGSSGACLVTEEQAYFVTDFRYTEQAADQVKGMEIVQIERSIPETMGELMAGARVRAVGVEKDAMTLGAFEAYDQASAIELVPTTGIIENLRLIKDSSEIKMIKEAVELADATFQHILTYIQPGRTELEVSNELEFFMRKHGATSSSFDTIVASGHRSALPHGVASSKVIATGELVTLDFGALLNGYVSDITRTVAVGPINAELQKIYDTVLQAQLAGVDGLKPGITGIEADALTRDIIKEAGYGEYFGHSTGHGIGLEVHEGPGLSFRSETKLEPGMIVTVEPGIYVPQVGGCRIEDDVLITETGREILSSSPKELITL
- the nusB gene encoding transcription antitermination factor NusB; translated protein: MMKRHMARELAVQSLFQMELSDLTAQEAIEFAVEGKEYDTFVEQLVNGVETNKATIDQHIREALVNWSFERLGNIERTILRLAVYELLFETNIPVRVTINEAIELTKAFADEEATKIVNGVLGKVAQGVVKENS
- the aroQ gene encoding type II 3-dehydroquinate dehydratase, whose translation is MKRNSRRCFFLRVLILNGPNLNLLGTREPDTYGTATLADLEHDLRAYFPNIQFRFEQSNHEGRLIDVLHEERGADGIVFNAAAYTHTSIALRDAIAAIEAPVIEVHLSNVHARESFRHHSMIASVCQGVIAGLGMTGYRLATEALQALQQSEQGGNQS
- the accC gene encoding acetyl-CoA carboxylase biotin carboxylase subunit gives rise to the protein MEKLLIANRGEIAVRIIRAAKELGIQTVAVYSTADKEALHVRLADEAYCIGEASSASSYLNVTNILAIATNRQVTMIHPGYGFLAENVDFAEMCEACGIKFVGPTSDAIRQMGIKDVAKKTMIECGVPVVPGSDGTVTDEEAVALAQEIGYPVIIKATAGGGGKGIRVARSEEELINGLSETRREAKQAFGNGDVYLERFIEEFRHVEVQVLADRHGNVIHLGERDCTVQRRMQKLIEEAPSPAVSEATRLKMGEAAVKAAKAIQYTGAGTIEFIFVEETEEFFFMEMNTRIQVEHPVTEMITGFDLVQAQLQVALDHPLAVKQKDIKFHGHSIECRINAEDPDHDFRPSAGRVTQYVTPGGMGVRIDSAVYPGYMIPPYYDSMVAKLIVHAETREEACAKMERALAEFWIEGVKTTIPFHERVLSHPVFRRGTFTTKFAERELKGTIVN
- the accB gene encoding acetyl-CoA carboxylase biotin carboxyl carrier protein; its protein translation is MKIDQLKQVLEMLDQSSVNELSLETDTYKLKLKKQGETVTVSHQAPAAPVAAPAPVKQAATPVEEEATADDTVTINALMVGTFYSRPNPDKPAYVKVGDQIEVGQIVCVLEAMKLFNNLNSEVSGTVVEILVADGDLVEFGQPLFRIRP
- the folD gene encoding bifunctional methylenetetrahydrofolate dehydrogenase/methenyltetrahydrofolate cyclohydrolase FolD, producing the protein MAVVIDGKQVAHSYRMKLKEEVARLKEQRIQPQLTVILIGEDPASQSYVRGKEKAAKEIGMDSELIRLPAETTESELLHLIDRLNVDASVHGILVQLPLPDHIDESKVIFAISPEKDVDGFHPVSVGKMMIGEPTFLPCTPNGILHLVKEMNVPIAGQHVVVVGRSQIVGKPVGMLFLNESATVSYCHSKTKDLGAMTRQADILIVAVGVPKLITADMVKPDAVVIDVGVNRVDGKLVGDVEFDTVQDVASMITPVPGGVGPMTITMLLHNTIEAAR